Within the Oncorhynchus keta strain PuntledgeMale-10-30-2019 unplaced genomic scaffold, Oket_V2 Un_contig_3787_pilon_pilon, whole genome shotgun sequence genome, the region CAGcctcctgtccccctgtcctccaGTCCATTAACAGGATAACATATCACTGCTCCATCACTAGACTCCATCAATAACCCATCACCGCTCCATCACTAGACTCCATCACTAGACTCCATCACTAGACTCCATCACTAGACTCCATCATTAGACTCCATCACTGCTCCATCACTAGACTCCATCACTAGACTCCATCACTGCTCCATCACTAGACTCCGTCACTAGACCCGCCACTGCTCCATCACTAGACTCCATCACTGCTCCATCACTAGACTCCAGACTCCACTGCCCATCACTAGACTCCATTACCAGGACTCCGCTCACTGCTCCATACCAACCTCCATCACTGCTCCATCACTAGACTCCATCACTAGACTTCATCACTGCTCCATCACTAGACTCCATCATTAGACTCCATCAGACTCCATCACTGCTCCATCACTAGACTCCATCACTAGACTCCATCAGATTAGACTCCATCACTGCTCCATCACTAGACTCCATCACCGCCTCCATAGACTCCATCAGACTCCACCGCTCCATCATTAGACTCCATCACTGACTCCATCACTGCTCCATCACCAGACTCCATCACCAGACTCCATCACTAGACTCCATCACTGCTCCATCACTAGACTCCATCACTAGACTCCATCACTCGACTCCATCACCAGACTCCATCACTGCTCCATCACTAGACTCCATCACTAGACTCCATCACTAGACTCCATCACTGACTCCATCACTAGACTCCATCACTAGACTAATTCACTAGACTCATTCACTGCTCCATCACTAGACTCCATCACTGCTCCATCACTAGACTCCATCACTGCTCCATCACTAGACTCCATCACTAGACTCCATCACTAGACTCCATCACTGCTCCATCACTAGACTCCATCACTGCTCCATCACTAGACTCCATCCCTAGACTCCATCACTAGACCCATTCACTGCTCCATCACGAGACTCATTCACTGCTCCATCACTAGACTCCATCACTAGACTCCATCACTAGACTCATTCACTGCTCCATCACTAGACTCATTCAGCTCCACTCCATCACTACCAGACTCCATCACTGCTCCATCACCAGCTCCAGACTCCATCCCTGACACCATCACTAGACTCATCACTAGACTCCATCACTAGACTCATTCACTGCTCCATCACTAGACTCCATCACTAGACTCCATCACTAGACTCCATCACTGCTCCATCACTAGACTCCATCACTAGACTCATTCACTGCTCCATCACTAGACTCCATCACTAGACTCCATCATAGACTCCATCACTGCTCCATCACTAGACACCGTCACCCATCACTAGACTCCATCACTAGACTCCATTCACTGCTCCATCACTAGACTCCATCACTAGACTCCATCACTAGGCTCCATCACTAGACCCATACGCTCAGAAAGAGAAAGCAtcacagaccagtcaaccctccatcCTCCAGACAGACCCAGTCAACCCttcagacagaccagtcaaccctccatcctccagacagaccagtcaaccctccatcctccagacagaccaggcaACCCTCCAGATgaccagtcaaccctccatcctccagacagaccatccaaccatccatcctccagacagaccagttaacctccatcctccagacagaccagtcaaccctccagacagaccagtcaacccctccagacagacctcaACCTCACTGCCAGACCAGTCCAtcaccagacagaccagtcactcCAGACAGACCATCACCTCCAGACTCCAtcactccagacagaccagttaaTCCTCCATCCTCCAGATCATCACTCCAGACTCCATCcatcctccagacagaccagtcaaccctccagaccCAGTTAATCCTCCAGCCAGACCAGTCAAACTCTgtgacagaccagtcaaccctccagacagaccagtcaacctcCAGCCACTCAGTCAACCCTCCAGCCAGACCAGtcaccctccagacagaccagtcaaccctccagacagaccacaGGCTGGGacccctccagacagaccagtcaaccctccagacagaccagtcaaccctccagacagactctatccctccagacagaccagtcaaccctccagacagatCAGTCACCCTCCAGACAGACTCCatcaaccctccagacagaccagtcaaccctccagacagaccagtcaactcctccagacagaccatcatcctccagacagaccagtcaatttcCCAGACAGATAGTCAAACCCTCCAGTcacctccagacagaccatcaccctccagacagaccagtcaaccctccagacagaccagttaatcctccagacagaccagtcaaccctccatcCTCCAGACTCatcaaccctccagacagactgCCAACCTCCATCAACCCTCCACAGACTCAactcctccagacagaccagaagTCAACCCTCCAGACTCCatcaaccctccagacagacctcaacactccagacagaccagtcaaccctccagactCCATCACTCCAGACAGACCATCACTCCAGCCAGACCAGTCaatcctccagacagaccagtctccagacaccattacatttacattccaGACAGACCAGTTTACCAGTCATCCttagacagaccagtcaaccctccagacagaccagtcaaccctccagtGACTTAGCAAATCAACCCTGgtgtcaatacaccagtcaatccTATGAcatcctccagacagaccagaacagaccagtcaaccctccatcctccagacagaccagtcaataGTGCATCTAACCAgtctttttagggggtgagaagacaggattacttaccctatcctccagacagaccacagtccagacagaccatcaacccgagacagaccagtcaaccctccatcctccagacagaagaggtggggtttcaggtgtctccagacaGACCACCAACCCTCCAGAAGGtggacagaccagtcaacccttgACAGGCCGTCAATCCTGTCCTGGCGaccgtgagggagtttgttccaccattgggggccagagcagcaacaGTTTTGACTCAAGACAggtcaaccctccagacagaccagggAACTGTACTCCATCCTCAGTGGTAGGGCCAATCCTCcatcctccagacagaccagtcaaccctccagacaggtggatccagacagaccagtcaaccttccagacagaccagtcaaccctccagcAGACCTTGACATTTGGGTGTAgggcctccagacagaccagatcCAGAGCCTGGAGGCAACCCTCCAGACAGAGGTCAACCCTCcatcaccagactccatcaaccctccagacagaccagactcCATCACTCCAGACTCCATCACCAgacccatcctccatcctccagaCTCCATCACGAGACTCATTCACTGCTCCATCACTCCAGACAGACTCCATCACTCCAGACTCCATCCTCCACTAGACAGACCATCACCCTAGACTCATTCATCCTGACAGACCATCACTAGACTCCATTCAGTCAACCCTGCTCCATCACTAGACAGACCATCCCTAGACTCCatcaaccctccagacagacctccatccatcctccagacagaccatcactccagacagactctccagacagaccatcactccagacagacctctccaGACAGACCATCCCTAGACTCCATCACTAGACTCCAtcaccctccagacagaccagttaatcctccatcctccatcactCCAGACCCATTCACTCCAGACTCCATCACGAGACTCATTCACTGCTCCATCACTAGACTCCAGTCACTCCAGACTCCATCACTAGACTCCATCACTAGACTCCATCACTCCAGACTCCATCACTCCAGACAGACCCATTCACTGCTCCATCACTAGACTCATTCACTGCAGACCATCACTCCAGACAGACTCATTCATCCTGCTCCATCACTGAACTCCATCCTCCAGACTCCATCACTCCAGACAGACCAGCCAACCTCCATCCTCCATCACTGCTCCATCACTAGACTCTACCCTCCactccagacagacctctccaGACAGACCATCAACCCTAGACTCCATCACAGACcagaccctccagacagaccatcaactCCTAGACTCCATCCTccacagaccagtcaaccctccatcCTCCAGACACACCAGTCAACCCTGCTCCATCACGAGACCAGTCATTCAACTCCCTGCTCCATCACTAGGCTCATTCACTGCTCCATCACTCCAGACAGACTCCATCCCTCCAGACTCCATCACTAGACTCCATCACTGCTCCATCACTCCAGACAGACCATCACCCTCCAGAAAGACTCTATCCCCAGACAGACTCAACATcatcctccagacagaccatcacTCCAGACTCCATCACCCTCCAGACCCATTCACTGCTCCATCACAGAGACTCATTCACTGCTCCATCACTCCAGACTCCATCACTGCTCCATCACTAGACTCCCTCCACAGTCAACCCTCCAGATCACACCCTCAGACCAGTCAACCCTGCAGACCAGTCAACTCCTCCAAAGACCAGTCAATCCTCCATCCTCCAACAGACCTCAAcccccagacagaccagtcaacctccatcctccagacagaccagtcaaccctccagtcctccagacagaccagtcaaccctccatcctccagacagaccagtcaaccccctcagacagaccagtcaaccctccatcctccagacagaccagtcaaccctccacAGACcatcctccagacagaccagtcaaccctccatcctccagacagaccagtcaaccctccagacagaccagtcaaccctccatcctccagacagaccagtcaacccttccagacagaccagtcaacccccatcctccagacagaccagtcaaccctccatcctccagacagaccagtcaactcCTCCAGTTAACCCtcccctccagacagaccagtcaaccctccatcctccagacagaccagtcaagccctccatcctccagacagaccagtcaaccctccagacagaccagtcaaccctccagacagaccagtcaaccctccagacagaccagtcaaccctccatcctccagacagaccagtcaacccctccatcctctcaacccagacagaccagtcaaccctccatcctccagacagaccagtcaacccctccatcctccagacagaccagtcaactccatcctccagacagaccagtcaaccctccagacagaccagtcaaccctccatcctccagacagaccagtcaaccctccatcctccagacagaccagtcacccattctccagacagaccagtcaaccctccatcctccagacagaccagtcaacccccatcctccagacagaccagtcaaccctccagacagaccagtcaaccctccagacagaccagtcaaccccctcctccagacagaccagtcaaccctcccagaccagaccagtcaaccctccagacagaccagtcaaccctccagacagaccagtcaaccctccagacagaccatcaaccctccagacagaccagtcaaccctccagacagaccagtcaaccctccagacagaccagtcagacccaaccctccagacagacagaccagccaACCTTCcatcctccagacagaccagtcaaccctccagacagaccagtcaaccctccagacagaccagtctccaccctccagacagaccagtcaaccttccatcctccagacagaccagtcaaccctccagacagaccagtcaaccctccagacagaccagtcaaccctccagacagaccagtcaaccctccagacagaccagtcaaccctccagacagaccagtcaaccctcccagacagaccagtcaaccctccagacagaccacaaccctccagacagaccagttaaTCCTCCAGACAGATCAGATATGGAGCCTCTCACCTCCACACAGCAGAGATCACATCCATAACAGATACAACTTGCATCCCTGTACTGTACTTATTCACAGGAGTGcgctcacacaccacacacactctctctcacacacacaccacacacactctctctcacacacacaccacacgcactctctctcacacaccacacacactccctctcacacacacaccacacacactctctcgcacacaccacacacactctctctcacacacacacaccacaaaccagcacaaggacacacacatttgtaaatgcacagacacacaggtaagcatgcaaacacacacacacaaatccgtCATAAAAAGTAATCCTTCAAAAGTTAAAAGTGAAAGGAAACTCGGAGAAATGTAATCAAATCTACAGAACAGAAAATATTGTATTGATGAAAAGCTCCCATTGATCTGGGAAAACAACGGTCTGATCTCTAAATGGATCTTTTTTAAccctgcagtgatgatccattATGAAGCAGACTGAATGCTGCTGGATCAATGATTatgtctcaaatgacaccctattcctatactttagaccagagccctattccctatagggcactactttgtgaccagagccctatgacaccctattcagcactactttagaccagagcactatggcaccctattcactatagggcactactttagaccagagccctatgaccctattcactatatagtgcactactttagaccagagcctatggcaccctattcactatatagggcactactttagaccagagcactatatgggggcaccctattccctatatatactttagaccagagcactactttactttagaccagagcactattccctatatagggcactactttagaccagagcactattccctatagggcactactttagaccagagcactattcccCTATAGGGCATAGGGCAATgaggcactactttagaccagagcactattccctatatagggcactactttagaccagagcactattccctatatagggcactactttagaccagagcactatggcacctattccctatggcactactttagaccagagcactatattcccactactttagaccagagccctattccctatagggcactactttagaccagagccctatagtgcactacccagagcactatatagggcactactttagaccagagcctattcctatatagggcactactttagaccagagccctatgacaccctattccctatatagggcactactttagaccagagcactattccctatagggcactactttagaccagagccctattcctatatagggcactactttagaccagagccctatgccaccctattccctatatagtgcactactttagaccagagccccatgccaccctattccctaaatagtgcactactttagacctattccctatatagtgcactactttagaccagagcactatggcaccctattccctatatagtgcactaccttagaccaCTCCCCTATAGCGAAAAGGGTACAATTTGTGAAACAGTCAATATCTCAGCGTCCTCTTCATCTGTGAGCATCACTTTAATAAAGGCATCCACTACCACCACATACAGTAgtctagggagggagggggctgtgtgtgtgtgtgtgtgtgtgtgtgtgtgtgtgtgtgtgtgtgtgtgtgtgagaataacTAACCAATCACAATACGTATCCCACTGGAGATGTTTTCTCACTAACCAATCAGTGGATCTCTAGGCTTCTCTACTCTGTCCAATGTTCCAGAATGCCTACATCTGAAAGCTCCGGTCTTGTTCTGCATGTGATCATGCGCTTATGGTATTTAAAACAGCACCGTGGACAGACTGAAGTGGCTTCCGTTCAGATGAAGAAGAAACAGCCCCACGATACTTAGACAACCAACCAACCGTCCATCTCGTCACAGTTTTGATTTGGTTCGTCCAGCGGGAACGGGTCTGTCTCTCACGCTGAGCTGAGCTGACATTTAACAGCGTTTCTTTTATATAATCATCACCATCCAGATGTGCATCTAAGAAGACGGCGACGGCATTAATGGACTTTCTGTTATATTTTTGTTCGCGAGCCGACGCTGCCTGGAGTTGTTCGGTCTGGATACTGTGGAGTTGACATTTAATAGGAAACACCTGTAGCTGAATCCGCTACACAGTCTCTAATATATTGGACTATTATTACCCACAAACCAACAGAAATGTTTTGATACACTATCTATTTTCTGCAGGCAGGGAGGGCTGGTCTCTCTGACGCCGTCGGCCATCTAATCTCCAATGCAAAAGAGCGAAGGTAAAGCCATTTACTGGTCCATTAATATCTAAGCTTCTCTCTCGGCTCTCTGTGCTGCTCGCAGACAGGGACATGGATAGAGAGGAATTCGCTGTGACAAGAGCTTTGACTGGATTCGTGTGGATGGTGTTCTCTTGTCCAAACTAAAAACTCAAATAAAAAAAGACAGTGGAATCGAGCTCAACGACCGACCACGGTGCGTCTGGCGGTTCGCGATCATCAtccttttctgttgttgttgCGCACCGCTTTTAAAAAAATTAATTGAATGCATTTTTAATGTAGCCGGGGGAGATCAGAGGTGGGCTTATAtttgaattaaaaaaataatcatGGGGGCACAGATGAGTGTAAAACCATGCTGGATGCTCTGAACAAAGTCACAGCGTGCTACAGGCACCTGGTCATCGCTGGGCAGCACATCGGACTCTCAGAACCTGCGCGAGGAACTCAAGAAGACCCGGAAGAAAGCCCAGGAGCTCGCGGTGGCCAACCGGAATAAACTAACCGAGTTGCTCAAAGACAAGACCACCAGCAAGGACGACCGGGCTGAGTATGAGAGGCTATGGGTGCTGTTCACCAGCAGCATGGAGCTACTGGAAGTGGACATGAAGCGGAGCTTGGAGATAGGGCAGGAGTTCCCCCTCAAGGTGCCCACCAGACACCTCATCCAGACGGGCATGACCGGCAGCACCACCACGGTGGCCGCCAGGGCCATGTCTGTGCAGAACATGAAGTACGACGCGGACAGCAACATCGACACTGCCGACCTGAAGGAGCTCCAGGCTGAGATCGCCCAGGTGGGCCAGatgatggaggagatggagatgaagGTGCAGGTGGCTCCGTGGGCCGTGGAGGCCAAGCAGGAGGCCGGCGCCGAGCTCAAATCCACCCTGAGCGTCGGGAACTCCTCCGTGGGCGTCATTTCCATCTGTGAAGAGGAGCCCAAGGACGAGATAGATGAAGGGGGTGACAATAACGGAATGATCACATGCATCGCTGGATTCATATTCGTTGCTATTGTAGTAATCGCCGGGATTCTAGGATACTTCGTAATCGGTGGATAGGATACGTAGTTCTGGACGTTTTGAGCCAGCCTGGGAATACTTCACAGATGAACAGCGGGCGCAGCTCAGAGACAGATACAGCCCGGGATGGACACTAGGCAGGTTATATGCCCGGAGAAACGGCTCTgttgttgaggagagagagactagcaCGAGGAGCTGTCCAGGTGATGAACACTGTTgcgtctgcatcccaaatggcaccgatTCCCCATATAGtcctctactttagaccagagtcacTACAAGGCTTTATTCCACATATAGtcctctactttagaccagagtcacTACAAGGCGTTATTCCACATATAGtcctctactttagaccagagtcacTACAAGGCTTTATTCCACATATAGTCCTCTACTACAAGGCTTTAGACCAGAGTCACTACAAGGCTTTATTCCACATATGGTCCTTTATtcatactttagaccagagtcacTACAAGGCTTTATTCCACATATAGtcctctactttagaccagagtcacTACAAGGCTTTATTCCACATATAGtcctctactttagaccagagtcacTACAAGGCTTTATTCCACATATGGtcctctactttagaccagagtcacTACAAGGCTTTATTCCACATATAGtcctctactttagaccagagtcacTACAAGGCTTTATTCCACATATAGTCCtctacttcagaccagagccaCTACAAGGCTTTATTCCACATATAGtcctctactttagaccagagccaccGCAACATTTTATCTCAGCctcacaataataataataacaataataatttaTTCAGCTTCTATAGTGTTTTTCATTATACAACATTATCTCAAAGTGCTTGAAAAGAAAACAACTAATATATAGTCCTTATAGTAGATAACAGAGGGCTGGACTACCAAAACTAATATATAGTCCTTATAGTAGATAACAGAGGGCTGGACTACCATAACTAATATATAGCCCTTATAGCAGATAACAGAGGgctggactaccacaactaatataTAGTCCTTATAGTAGATAACAGAGGgctggactaccacaactaatataTAGTCCTTATAGTAGATAACAGAGGgctggactaccacaactaatataTAGTCCTTATAGTAGATAACAGAGGgctggactaccacaactaatataTAGTCCTTATAGTAGATAACAGAGGgctggactaccacaactaatataTAGTCCTTATAGTAGATAACAGAGGgctggactaccacaactaatataTAGTCCTTATAGTAGATAACAGAGGGCTGGACTACCATAACTAATATATAGTCCTTATAGTAGATAACAGAGGGCTGGACTACCACAACTGTCAGCTAGAGTTGTACGTTTTGGGTGTTTCAAGCCTACAACATATGGAACGACAGTCGAGTGGGATCCATATAGCTGGAGCAGAGGGAGGGTTTTGTCTACAGGGGGTAGATGAGTAGGTCCTCCTCATAGCTGGAGCAGAGGGAGGGTTTTGTCTACAGGGGGTAGATGATCAGGTCCTCCTCATAGCTGGAGCAGAGGGAGGGTTTTGTCTACAGGGGGTAGATGAGTAGGTCCTCCTCATAGCTGGAGCAGAGGGAGGGTTTTGTCTACAGGGGGTAGATGAGTAGGTCCTCCTCATAGCTAGAGCAGAGGGAGGGTTTTGTCTACAGGGGGTAGATGAGTAGGTCCTCCTCATAGCTGGAGCAGAGGGAGGGTTTTGTCTACAGGGGGTAGATGAGTAGGTCCTCCTCATAGCTGGAGCAGAGGGAGGGTTTTGTCTACAGGGGGTAGATGAGTAGGTTCTCCTCATAGCTGGAGCAGAGGGAGGGTTTTGTCTACAGGGGGTAGATGAGTAGGTTCTCCTCATAGCTGGAGCAGAGGGAGGGTTTTGTCTACAGGGGGTAGATGAGTAGGTCCTCCTCATAGCTGGAGCAGGGAGGTTTTGAGGGGGTAGATGGTAGGTTCTCCTCATAGCTGGAGCAGAGGGAGGGTTTTGTCTACAGGGGGTAGATGATCAGGTCCTCCTCATAGCTAGAGCAGAGGGAGGGTTTTGTCTACAGGGGGTAGATGAGTAGGTCCTCCTCATAGCTGGAGCAGAGGGAGGGTTTTGTCAACAGGGGTAGATGAGTAGGTTCTCCTCATAGCTAGAGCAGAGGGAGGGTTTTTGTCTACAGGGGTAGATGATAGGTCCTCCTCATAGCTGGAGCAGAGGGAGGGTTTTGTCAACAGGGGTAGATGATCAGGTTCTCCTCATAGCTGGAGCAGAGGGAGGGTTTTTGTCAACAGGGGGTAGATGATCAGGTTCTCCTCATAGCTGGAGCAGAGGGAGGGTTTTGTCTACAGGGGGTAGATGATCAGGTTCTCCTCATAGCTGGAGCAGAGGGAGGGTTTTGTCTACAGGGGGTAGATGATGAGCTGGAGCAGAGGAGGGTTTGTCTACAGGGGGTAGATGA harbors:
- the LOC127924190 gene encoding LOW QUALITY PROTEIN: regulator of G-protein signaling 9-binding protein-like (The sequence of the model RefSeq protein was modified relative to this genomic sequence to represent the inferred CDS: inserted 2 bases in 1 codon), producing the protein MQKSEDECKTMLDALNKVTACYRHLVIXLGSTSDSQNLREELKKTRKKAQELAVANRNKLTELLKDKTTSKDDRAEYERLWVLFTSSMELLEVDMKRSLEIGQEFPLKVPTRHLIQTGMTGSTTTVAARAMSVQNMKYDADSNIDTADLKELQAEIAQVGQMMEEMEMKVQVAPWAVEAKQEAGAELKSTLSVGNSSVGVISICEEEPKDEIDEGGDNNGMITCIAGFIFVAIVVIAGILGYFVIGG